The region AACGCTCGACAAGTGGTATGCCAAGAAGATGGAATTGGTGACTCGGCACTGGTCGGGCAAGCATGGACGGGTAGTGCAAGGCATCAACCTAATTACGCTGCTATGGAGTGAGGGAGACCGTCACCTTCCGTTGGACTATCGATTTTACGAAAAGGGTGTCGATGGCTCAACCAAAAACGACCACTTCCGCTCGATGCTTGAAACTGCCAAGGAACGAGGGTTTGCGCCCCGATGTGTGGTGTTTGATAGTTGGTACAGTAGCTTGGAGAACCTTAAGTTGATTCGAGATTATGGTTGGATTTGGTTGACTCGACTCAAGCGCAATCGGCAGGTCAACCCGGACAATACAGGCAATCGCCCTCTGCATAAGGTCGTGCTTGCGGCGACTGGCACGGTGCTCCATCTCAAAGGTTATGGGTTCATCAAAGTGTTCAAGATGGTTGCCCCAAACGGTGACATTGATTACTGGGCAACCAATGACCTGGGGATGGGTGAGCTACAACGGCTGCAATTTGCCGAGGTTGGTTGGGCAATTGAGGAGTACCATCGCGGACTCAAACAGTGCTGTGGCGTTGAACGGGCGCAGGTTCGCTCAAGTCGTGCCCAGCGCAATCATGTGGGTTTAGCCATTCGCGCTTTCCTGCGCTTAGAGGTGCACATGTGGACGACAGGTATCAGTTGGTACGAAGCGAAAGCGGCGATCGTCCGGGATGCCATTCGCTCCTTTTTAGCGGCTCCTCGTTTCATCCTCAATCCAACTGCGTAATCCCTGACATAAAGAGGTGGGCAGCAGATTACTGCCTTGCAGAGAAGTACTTATTGCAGAGAAGTACTTATTGATGACGGCTTAATGACGACGATCGCGTCGTCTAGGATGATGCTGGGTTCTTTTCGGGGGGGGTGTTGCCATCGCTACATAAAGAGGTGGGCAGCAGATTACTGCCTTGCAGAGAAGTACTTATTGCAGAGAAGTACTTATTGATGACGGCTTAATGACGGCGATCGCGTCGTCTAGGATGATGCTGGGTTCTTTTCGGGGGGGGTGTTGCCATCGCTGCATCCGAAGAAGCTATTGAGGAATCCCCTTCTGTTTCAACTGAAAGGGATTCTGTCAAAGATTGCTCTAACCGTTGCGGCTCCATTTCTGGGGGTTTCGCCTCTATTTGAGCAGGTTCTGGCAGGGCGCGATCGCCATTGGGCACTGTCAGTTCCTTCATTTCCTGCGTTAATTCTGGCAGGGCAATCGTTTCTTTCTGAGTTTCCTTGACAGCCAGCGGAATCTTCAGCGGCTGCATTTCTTCAATCCAGCAACTTGCCAATGGCAAGGTTTGATCTAGATCATCCAGCGGACGAGGTACTAACATTACCGCGTGCAGTTCCCCAATTCGTTCCGCTTCCACCATGCCCACATCCAGCGCCATCGCTACATTGGCTACCGAGCCACGCACGATCGCCGTGCACAACCCTGCACCAATCGTCTCATAGGCTGCCAACACTACATCTGCTGCTTTTAACATGGCATCGGCAGCTCCTACCATTGCCGGAAATCCCCGCGTTTCTAGCAACCCAACTGCCTGATTACTCAGTTTGCTATGCCCCCGTCCAGTTGCTAGCTGCGCCAATCGATTGCCAATTGGCAACACCACTTCCAAGTTCGGCATGGGGCGGGGAACCACCAGCGTTGACAACTTTTGCCCAAATTGCTCTGCCCGTTCAGCCCCCTCCTGCACTGCCAACCGCACATCTGCCACATTTCCCCGCACGATCGCTGTACAATGCCCGCCCCCAATTTTTTCGTAGCCTACCAGCGTCACCCCTGAAGACTTCAGCATATGATCAGCAATCCCCACAATCGCGGGAAAACTTTGGGCAGATACCAAACCCAATGCCATGTCAGTAAAGTCTTCGCGTCGGCTCATCGTTTAATCACGTCCGTTGGTACTCTTATCCTAACGGCTTTAACAAGTAGGGACGCTGATATCAACGTCCCTCTCACATTAATTAATCGTTAATCATCCCAGGGATCTTCTGGGTTAGAACCATTTTGATCCGGCAGACTAGATAAACTTCGAGGATGATGGGGAAACATTTTGACAAACATTCGATTCACGTAGACTTGCCCATAAACATTCATCCGTGTCGATTTTTCTTCACGTTCGGACACCACATCCGCAGTGCCTGTTTGTCCAGCATCAGTAAAGAAAGAGGATGAACCAGACTGATCTTTTGTATCGGCTGGGTAAATCACAGTATCCGTAGCTTGAAGTTCATTGAGTGGACGACTGGCATCTCCAATTAAGGAACCTGGAGGAACAAGTTGTCCTGGCTCAATCGTGCTATTAAGAATTGTTGTCCCTGCTCCAATGCAGGCGTTTGCACCGATCTGTACTTGCCCAATCAGCAAAACTTCCGCTCCAACATTTGCACCCTCGCCAATCTCCAACAACCCGCTATGAGCATGGAGAATCGCCCCAATCCCTATACAAGCCCCTGACTTAATGAGGATCTGGCTGTCGGGATCTGCTTGTAACAATACACCAGGTGCGATCGCAACCCCTGCTTGAATCGTCACATCGCCACTGACATAGTAGTGAGAGGTGCTGATGGGGCGTAGCTGTAAGGATCGCAAAGACATTAAACCCTCTCTAAGAAAGTAGAAGGCAGAAGAAAGATCAGGCTGATCTGGATCATCGGTAATTGGTAAAGGGTAATAGAAAAACAATTAACCAATAACCATCCCTAATTACCCATAACCAAACCCAAACTGATTGATTAGCCGTTTACCTTTTCTTCTACTTCTTGCTTGGCTTCTGGATAATGGTTTCAACTACGCGCCGCTTCGCTTTGGGATCAGTGCCAACAAGCCGAACATAATCGCCAGCATGCTGATTCATAAATGCATTCAATGCCGCCATGACATCCGCATCTCGACTTGACTGGATGATTTCACCACTCTGCCACGAACTTGTTCTAAATCGGCGCTCATCTGCATACTCAGTGCTGATGCGATATCCCTGTGCCAGCAACTGCCGCACCTGACTTGCCACATCCCCGTTCAATCGGCCACTGCCATTACTGGTCACAGATCCACTATAAGCAGGGGAACCAACACTCTGGGAAGAGACAGAGGCACTGACTGTCTTCGCACCTGAAGTCGTTCCACTCTTACCATTGGGACGGTGAATGATAACTTCTGCCACCCGCCGTTTGCCCTTTGGATCTACCCCGACTAAGCGCACATAATCCCGACCATGTTCAGCTAGTAGTGATTGAATCGCTGCGATCGCGTCCGTATCCCGTCGCGCTTGAATTGCAGGGGCACTTGTCCAAGAGCTAGTCCGGAAACGGCGCTCATCCGCGTATTCCACCCCAACTGTGTAGCCCTGAGCCATCAGTTGGCTCACCTGTTGTGCCCACTCGAAGCCAGCACCTACAGGTGTTGCATGACCGTGAGACACCTGGTTAGAAGTACTGTAAGAGGAAGCAAAACCACTTGCAGCGAACTGAGGCGACTTTCCATTAGGACGTTGAATGATCACTTCTGCCACTCGCCGTTTTGCCTTTGGATCAATTCCAATCAAGCGCACATACTCGCCCGGATGTTCTCGCATACAGGCATCTAAACCTGCCAGTACATCCGCTTCACGCGTTGACTGAATCGGTGCACAACTCGTCCAGGAGCTAGTTTGGAACCGACGAGCATCCGCATGTTCCATGCCAATTCGAGCACCTTGAGCTAATAACTGCCGCACTTGAGCAACCAGATCAGAGACAGAAGCTCCACCGGACTGCCCATTTGGGTTATAGCCTGACGTTTTAGGCACCGAATAACTGTAAGAAGCCATTCCCCCACTGGGTGCCCCCTGACCTGGTTTATCACCCGGACGTTGAATAATCGTCTCCAGCACCCGTTTTTTCGCCTTCGTATCAATTCCAATCAACCGCACGTACTCGCCTGCATGCTCATTTAGACAAGCATTTAACTCTGCTAATACTTGAGACTCGTTGCTTGCTTGAATCGGCGCACAACTTTTCCAGGAACTGGTCTGAAACCTGCGCTCATCCGCATGCTCTGTCCCAATTCGATATCCCTGCGCCAACAATTGCCGTACATGGCTAATCACATTAGAATCCATACTCCCTCCCTTTGTGAGTTGGCGCTGAGACTCGCCCTCACCTGACAAATTTGCTGCTGTAGACCGACCAAACTCCTCAGAACCCACTGCAACTGGAGCAACCTCTTCAGTTCTGTAATGCCCCAGTCGCAGTGCATGATTCATCCCCGCCACATGAGCGGCAAATACCCTGTCCGCTTCCTGCACATCCGGCAAGCGATCAGCCTGCTGTTGGCTAGTAATCACTGCACCAGATGGAACAAGCTTCCCAGGTGGAATTTCCACATCCTGAATCAATGTATGCATCATCACAACACAACCATGTCCAATCCGAGCATTGAACACGGTAGAGCGAAACCCAATAAAACAATCATCCCCAACGTAAGCAGGACCATGGATCAATGCCATATGAGTAATCGCCACATTACTCCCGATCCAAACAGAGTAGGACGAACCATCATCCCCAATCACATGACTTTGTTCAAGCCCGTGGATGACAACTCCATCCTGAACGTTGGAGCTATTGCCAATGTGAAACGGTCCTCCCTCATCAGCTCTAATGGAAGTTCCTGGTGCAATCAGGACATTAGAACCAATACGCACATCCCCAATCACGTTGGAAAAAGAATGGATGTAAGCGGTTTCGTGAATTTTTGGCTCGGTCAAACTCTTCGACCAAGGCGTTGGAGGAGCCGCGTGACTACGGACTGCCATAGAGTAAAAATCTCCAAAGGTCTGCTCACTAGCGATCCTGATCCCGCTTGCTGTAAAGGAGCCGATTCTCAACACCAACCGTATCGATAATCGCAATTACGGCTGCATCTAGGGGGCGTTGTTCACTTCCTGGAACCTGACGAGCGGCACTGCCATGACTTACCAGTACCCACTCGCCAACTCCTGCACCGACATTGTCAGCAGCAACCTCATAACCAGAAAGCGGTTCCCCATCATCATCAATAAACTGAACAACAAGGAACTTAGTACCCCTGAGACTTGGCTCCTTCTGTGTGCTGGTAACTGTGCCAAGAACTCTGGCAATCTGCATTAGACTTTTCTGAGCAATGGATCATGAACTTGGATTGATCAAACGGTATTCCGAAAAACCAGGTTTCGGAGGCTTCAATCATCCATTAGGGGCGGTTCAGCGGACGAATACCGCTGACACTCTCGCGGAATGGTTCAACTGCCTCGGTGTAGCGGATGGGCAGCACGTACTCCAAGTTTTCGTGAGGACGGGCAATGATGTGAGTAGACAATACTTGCCCACCATTAACTCGCTTCACGCTTTCGATACCAGCAGCAACGGATGCTTGCACCTCAGAAACATCACCACGAACGATTACGGTCACACGACCACTCCCAATTTTCTCGTAGCCAACTAAGGTGACGCGAGCGGCTTTCACCATTGCATCAGCTGCTTCTACAACAGCGGGAAACCCTAAGGTTTCTACCATTCCTACTGCGATTGCCATGTCAATACTCCCTTCCAATCAATAGTTAGACAAAACACAATAAACAGATGAGGTTATACCAGCGCTTTAGATCTCCTAACTTGAGGAGCGATCGCTGCAAAATCACGTTCGGAACTGATCGACCGCTTCGGTATATCGAATCGGCAATACATATTCGAGGTTTTCGTGAGGACGGGCAATGATATGAGTGGAAACCACTTCACCACCGTTGACCCGCTTTGCAGACTCAATACCAGCCGCCACCGATGCTTGCACTTCGGAGACATCGCCACGAACGATAACCGTTACGCGACCACTTCCAATCTTTTCGTACCCAACTAAAGTGACACGAGCAGCTTTCACCATCGCATCCGCCGCTTCCACGACAGCGGGGAAACCTCTCGTTTCAATCATTCCGACTGCAATAGGCATTCTAAGGCTCCTGATAAGTGAAACTAATAGTTATGAAAAGGGATGAAAAATCTGACGGAGACACCCATTTTTCAAGCCTTATCAAGGTTTTCACTATGCTTAAACCAAGCATACGGGGGAGGCTGACAATTAATCAATATAAAGTCCAATGATAGTTACAAATTTCGAGCATAAACTAGACTTATAAATTGCGCGAAATCTGGTGTTTGGGCTAGATATTCAGTCTCTCATGCAATTTTCTATGATCCGATCCCTTCAATAACCCATTCGCAACGTAAGTTTAAGTTCTTGAGAGCCTGATCTGACAAGATCTTTAACTCTTATAAAGAAAATCTAACAAATAAGAATTTGACGAATTCAATACACATTTTGAGTCTGAAAATTTCAGAGTTTTGCGCAGAAAAATTCAAAATAACAACTCTTAATCATAAGATCTATTTATATAGACAGGTATAGACTAGGTTCATAATCCTCTATCATTGTTTTTCTAGATGAAACGTTTTATGGTTGAGGCATTACAAGAACGCATTAGAAATAACATTAGCCATTATCTAGCACGTAGCTGAAAGCAGGTCTCCGCACTCGTTAGAGTGATGGAGATGACTTCACGTATTTTGAATGGCGGCGATTTGAACGGGGAAAGGTGGTTGAATGCAAGAGTTGTTGTTGGAAGCGAGCTGGTGGATTCCACTGTACGGACTCATTGGAGCAGTGTTAACGCTGCCATGGTCTACGGGCTATATCCGGCAAACGGGACCCCGCCCCGCAGCTTATTTCAATCTACTGATGACGATCGCGGCTCTGATTCATGGGGCGATAGCGTTTCGCGCTAGTCTTAGCTTAGCTCCAGATCCAATTGTGATCCCTTGGTTCAGGGCAGCAGATTTAGATTTATCCTTTGTGATCGATATTTCTCCCGTCAGTTTGGGAGCCGCCGAGTTGGTCACAGGGTTGAGTATCCTGGCACAATTTTTCGCACTGGGCTACATGGAGAAAGACTGGGCACTGGCACGCTTCTTTGCCCTGATGGGGTTCTTTGAAGGAGCGATGACTGGTTTAGCGTTGAGTGATTCTCTGTTTTTATCCTACGCTCTGCTAGAAATGCTTACGCTCTCCACTTACTTGCTGGTAGGGTTTTGGTATGCTCAACCACTGGTTGTAACTGCAGCGCGGGATGCGTTTTTAACCAAACGGGTGGGAGATGTGTTGCTGCTGATGGGGGTTGTGGCACTAGCAACACTTTCTGGCACTTTAAACTTTCAAGAACTATACGACTGGGCTGAAACGGCTACTCTTACGCCAACTGTATCTACCTTGCTAGGGTTAGCTTTGATTTCAGGACCAATTGGGAAATGTGCCCAGTTTCCTTTACACATGTGGTTGGATGAGGCGATGGAGGGCCCTAACCCAGCGTCGATTCTACGAAATTCGGTTGTGGTCGCTTGTGGTGCCTATATTCTGATCAAACTTCAGCCAATTCTCATCCTGTCGCCTGTTGCGTCTATCGCACTGGTTGTCCTGGGAACCATGACTGCGATTGGGGCTTCCCTGGTGGCGATCGCGCAAATTGACATAAAGCGGGCACTGTCTCATTCAACCAGCGCCTATTTGGGCATTGTCTTCATTGCAGTGGGGATGCAATGGACAAACGTGGCGTTGCTCGTATTATTTGCTCACGCGATCGCCAAAGCCCTTTTGTTCATGAGTACTGGCTCTATTATCGTCACTACAAGTACTCAAGACATTACAGAAATGGGAGGCTTATGGTCACGTATGCCTGCAACGACAACAGCCTTTATAGTAGGAGCCTGTGGACTGGTCGGCTTGCTCCCACTAGGTGGTTTCTGGGCCTTACGAGAAGGGGTAAATGCCTTCTGGTATGATGACGCCTGGCTGGTTGGGGTTTTGCTAACGGTGAATGCCCTGACCGCTTTCAATTTAACCCGTCTCTTTCGTCTAGTGTTTTTAGGGCAACCCAAGGTTAAAACTCGTCGTGCTCCAGAAGTCCCCTGGACAATGGCAGTTCCACTCGTATCTCTCACGATTATCACGTTGCTAGTTCCAACAATCCTCAGTCGTCTATATCTCTTACCAGACTGGGCATACATGAATCACTATGCTGTCATTTTGGTGATGATTTCTGGGTTAGTTGGATGTTTAATGGGAGCGTTGGCTCAGTTTAGCAGGGTTTGGACACGCTCCGTGCAGATGCCCTTCAAATTCCTGCAAGATATGCTTGCTTACGACTTCTACATCGATCAGCTTTATCGAGTAACCGTCGTTTGGTTTGTTAACCTTGTGTCTCAGTTAAGTGCCTGGTTTGATCGCTACGTTGTCGATGGAATCGTCAATTTTGTCGGGTTAGCATCCATCTTTGGAGGAGAAAGCCTGAAATACAGCATATCCGGACAATCCCAGCTATATTTGCTAACAATTTTACTGGGGGTTAGTTTGTTAGGAGCCTGGCTCACATATCCCATGTGGAATTATCTGTTGAACTATTGGATTGGCTAGCGTTTTGTTCGGGCGTATTGCCCATTAGCTAATCACAAATTTTTTTATTATTCCAGTTCCAACCTATGCTCAGTGTTTTAGTCTGGATTCCTATCGTTGCAGCTTTGCTAATTGGGATATTGCCTCGCTCCAGTTCATCTACTATGGTGCGTTGGGTAGCACTCATTGCTACGGCGACATCCTTCCTCTGGTCCATTGTGTTAGCGGTGAGGTTTGATGCGCTGGATACAAGTGCTCAGTTTCAAGAACTTTTGCCCTGGATCGAATCGTTAGGCTTAAGCTATCAGCTTGGGTTGGATGGTTTATCACTGCCACTAGTAATCATTAACGGGCTACTCACCTGGATCGCCGTTTACAGTTCCGATGAAGCAATTCAACGTCCTCGCCTCTATTACGCATTAGTTCTGCTACTGAGTGGAGGCGTTGCTGGAGCGTTTTTGGCACAGAACTTGCTGTTATTCTTTCTATTCTACGAACTTGAGCTAATTCCCCTCTATTTCTTAATTGCAATTTGGGGAGGTAGCCGTCGGGGATATGCTGCTACTAAATTTCTAATCTACACCGCACTTTCAGGAATTCTGATTCTGGCAGCATTCTTAGGGGTTGTTTGGCTGAGCCATGCCACCAGTTTTGAGTATGGTGCCATTAATACTCAGCTTTTGCCAATCGCCAGCCAATTGGTGTTGTTGAGCTTGTTGCTTGTTGGCTTTGGTATCAAAATTCCACTGGTTCCTCTGCATACCTGGTTGCCTGATGCTCATGTGGAGGCTTCCACACCAATTTCGGTATTGCTAGCAGGAGTATTGCTGAAGTTAGGAACGTATGGATTGTTGCGTTTTGGTTTACAGCTTTTCCCAGAAACCTGGGGAATTTTAGCACCCTATTTGGCAACTTGGGCAGTGGTAAGTGTGCTGTATGGAGCCTTTGCTGCGATCGCTCAAACCGACATGAAAAAAATGGTGGCTTATAGTTCGATTGGGCACATGGGGTACATCCTACTCGCTGCTGCGGCTGCCACACCGTTGAGCATCTTGGGCACCGTGTTTCAAATGGTCAGCCATGGTTTGATTTCAGCCATGTTGTTTTTGCTAGTGGGCGTAGTCTATAAGAAAACAGGAACTCGCGATATTAATATCTTGCGTGGACTCCTCAATCCCGAACGGGGAATGCCCATCGTCGGTACGTTGATGGTAACTGGTGTGATGGCAAGTGCTGGAATACCCGGTATGATGGGATTTATCTCAGAGTTCCTAGTCTTCCGGGGTAGTTTTCCAGTTTTTCCGGTGCAAACGCTGCTGTCGATGGTGGGAACAGGGCTAACTGCTGTGTACTTCCTGTTGCTCGTAAACCGGACGTTCTTCGGGCGATTGCCGGAACAATTTTCCAACTTGCCGAAAGTTTATTGGTCCGAGCGATTACCAGCGTTCGGATTGGCTATTTTGATTGTGTTTTTGGGACTTCAACCAAGTTGGATGGGGCGTTGGAGTGAAACCACCACAACAGCCATGCTAGTACCGGAAGCAGCGATCGCAACGCTTGCTCCCACTAAACCACCAGAAACCCTCAAAGCTCCCTCAACTGCTAATTCTTCAAGACCCATGAATACCCTGTAGGCTTTCCATCTGAATTTCTCATTCAACAAACCCATGAACATGACTGGTTCTCGCGATCTGACAGCACCCAACCATCCTCTCGAAGAGATTATCTTGCGGCTTGAACAGGGAGGAGCACTGCTGCCTGATTCTCCTGAAAACGTGATGGAAGTGGTGGGTATTCTAAAAAGCTATGGTCATGTCCTGGATGCCTACTGGCGCAACTTAATTTACATCTCAGAAAGTCAATTTCTTGTCCTATTCCCATTCTTTAAGTATTTCAACGGCGAGGTGTCGTTTCGGAAACTACTGAAGCACTGGTGGCACGATCGCATTAATTATGAATTTTCCGAATATTGCATGAAAGCCATGCTGTATCACGGGGGTGGCAAGTTAGATGCTTACCTGGATACCCCTGAATTTTGTGAGCGAGCACAGCAGGCGATCGCAGCAAAACTGCGGAGCAATTTCGTCATGCAGGGAATTTCTAAAGTATTTCCTAACTTTCTGCTGGAACAAGTTCGCCAATTGGTTTATTACAGTGCATTAGGGCAATTTTGGCGAGTCATGAGTCCGATGTTTCTTAGCTTGAGCGATCGCTACGATCGGGGCGAGATTCACTCTATCTCGGATGTAGTGCAGCATGTCCTGAATGGGTTAGTTGAAGCTGCTGACAAGCCTATTACCTATGCAGTCAAAATTGCGGATCAAACCTACGAGATTATTCCAAAATCAGTTGGGTTAACCTTTTTGATGGATGCCGCTGTACCTTACGTGGAAGCTGTATTTTTTCGCTCTTTTCCGTTTATGGGTACCGTTTCGTACAATGCGCAAGCCTGTCAGATTCCTCCAGATGTAGAACGGTTTTCTTACGGTGCCTTGTATGCAGACCCTTTACCAGTTGGAGGTGCGGGGATTCCGCCAACTCTACTGATGCAAGATATGCGCCATTTCTTACCCGACTATCTACATAAATTCTACGAGCGATCGCTACGAGGCGAGGAAGATATTCGAGTCAACATTTGCGCAACCTTTCAAAAATCAATGTTTTGTGTAACAACGGCTGCAATGCTGGGTCTCATGCCTCATCCACTCAATACAACCAACCCAGAGGAGCAACGACAAAACCGCGTCTATCTCGAATCCTGGATGGATCGCTTCGTAAGCTCGCGCTTACCCAGTGTTCAAACCTGCGAAGTCCCCTAAACATTGGTCCTTTGATCGTCAAAGAACTTCAACACATCCTCCCATCGCACCATCCTCTCAATTGCCTTCTTTTTAGGCAACATTTTGATGAAGGCGATAGCAATTTCAGCCGTAGCGTACAGAATAGACATAGGCACTTATCTCTGTGATGCTGGAGTTGTGCCAGTGGAGGAAGGGGGCAATCTACTCTTGATTAAGACAAGATTGAAGCGTTAATACTAGTGGGGACTGACATTAAACACTATGGACCCCAGACAACAGGACAGTACAACAAAAGGGGAGATGGAGGTAAGAGGGTTTGCCGAGGGCAAGGATTTGCACTGGGAAGACAATTATTCAGCAACTACAGGACACTCAACTAGCAACACGAGTGCTTCTCCGCGATCGCAGCAGATCTACGAAACACTGATTCATTCAATTGACGGCATCGTTTGGGAAGCAGACGCCAAGACGTTTCAGTTTAACTTTGTCAGCCCGCAAGCAGAACAATTGCTGGGCTATCCGATCGAGCAATGGCTAGAACCTGACTTTTGGGTAAGGCACGTTTATCCAGACGATTTGAGTGCTGCTATCGAAATTTGTCGGGCGGCAACTCAGGCAGGCTCTAATCATGAGCTTGAATACCGCATGGTAGCGGCAGATGGACGCATTATATGGCTCAAAGACGTAGTAACCGTGGTTGTAGAAAATTCTCAACCTACGGTTTTGCGAGGAGTGATGTTAGATATTACTCGCCAGAAGCAAGCAGAAGCAGGGCTAAGTAATCAGCAAATTCAGATCGAAATGGCAATGGAAGTTGCTCAGTTAAGCACCTGGGACTGGGATATTACAACAAACACTGTGAAATATTCCAGAAACACTCAGATGCTATTTGGCTTGCCAGTGGATCAAACTCCCTCGTCCTGGCAGATCTTTATAGAGGTGATTCACCCTGACGATCGCCCGCTAGTGCAAACAGCCGTGCAGCGATCGCTCAACGAAGATGCTCCTTATAACGTCGAGTTTCGTATTCTGCGCCAATCAACCGAGCAGCGATGGGTTAAAAGCAGCGGACAAGTTTTTCGGGACAATCTGGGCAAACCAGTACGGATGCTGGGAGTTCTAATAGATATTACGGATCGAAAACAATCTGAGGAGTCCCTCCGCCAATCTCGCAATTTTCTCCAAACTGTTCTCGATCATCTACCCATTGCAGTAAATGTGAAAGATGGACGGGCTGAACACTTTGGCGTTTACACCTTCTGGAACAAAACCTGTGAGCAAATGTTTGGTTTAAGCGCCGATCAAGTACTAGGCAAAACTGTATTTGACTGTTTTCCGCAAGCCCAAGCGGAGTTATTTCATCAAAGCGATCGCGATACATTCGAACAAGGCATGATTGAGAATGTGATGGAAGTGCCTCAACTCAGGCAGGAATCTGGCGATCGCCTGTTGCATACAGTCAAGATCCCAATCTTTGATAACCAGCATAATCCTCAGTACCTGCTGTCAATTTCCGAGGATATTACCCAACAACGCCAAGCTGAAGAATCATTGCGTCAGCAAACAGAACGAGAAGCACTTCTCGCCACCATCACCAACAATATTCGCCAGTCATTGGATCTTAAGCAAATTCTCAACACAACCGTTGCGCAAGTTCGCCAATTTCTGCAAACTGATCGAGTGTTCATTTTTCGATTTCGCCCCAGTTGGAATGGCATAGTTTTGGTGGAATCGCTCGAACCCGGATGGGAATCCATTCTGGGTAAAATGTTTCACGATCCGTGTTTCTCAGACTCCTTTGTTAAATTGTATGAACAGGGACGTGTGCATGCGGTATCAGATGTTTTAACCGCCCAATTACCAGATTGCTATCTCAAACTCCTACAAGGAATGCAAGCCAGAGCCATACTGGTAGTACCTATCAAACAACACCAACGGTTGTGGGGGTTGCTCATTGCCCATCACTGCAAAGGTGCTCGGTTTTGGCACACCTTTGAAATTGACTTATTGGAACAACTAGCGGAACAGGTTGGGATTGGGATTGAACAGTCTGAGCTATACCAGCAGGTGCAACGTCTGAATTCCGAACTAGAGCGCCAGGTGCAAATTCGGACAGCGGAACTTCAGTTAGCATCGGAATTTGAAGCAACACTTAAACGGATTACAGATCGAGTCCGGGAT is a window of Leptolyngbyaceae cyanobacterium JSC-12 DNA encoding:
- a CDS encoding hypothetical protein (IMG reference gene:2510096827): MSILYATAEIAIAFIKMLPKKKAIERMVRWEDVLKFFDDQRTNV
- a CDS encoding CO2 hydration protein (IMG reference gene:2510096826~PFAM: CO2 hydration protein (ChpXY)~TIGRFAM: CO2 hydration protein), whose amino-acid sequence is MNMTGSRDLTAPNHPLEEIILRLEQGGALLPDSPENVMEVVGILKSYGHVLDAYWRNLIYISESQFLVLFPFFKYFNGEVSFRKLLKHWWHDRINYEFSEYCMKAMLYHGGGKLDAYLDTPEFCERAQQAIAAKLRSNFVMQGISKVFPNFLLEQVRQLVYYSALGQFWRVMSPMFLSLSDRYDRGEIHSISDVVQHVLNGLVEAADKPITYAVKIADQTYEIIPKSVGLTFLMDAAVPYVEAVFFRSFPFMGTVSYNAQACQIPPDVERFSYGALYADPLPVGGAGIPPTLLMQDMRHFLPDYLHKFYERSLRGEEDIRVNICATFQKSMFCVTTAAMLGLMPHPLNTTNPEEQRQNRVYLESWMDRFVSSRLPSVQTCEVP
- a CDS encoding NAD(P)H dehydrogenase, subunit NdhF3 family (IMG reference gene:2510096824~PFAM: NADH-Ubiquinone/plastoquinone (complex I), various chains; NADH-Ubiquinone oxidoreductase (complex I), chain 5 N-terminus~TIGRFAM: NAD(P)H dehydrogenase, subunit NdhF3 family), translating into MQELLLEASWWIPLYGLIGAVLTLPWSTGYIRQTGPRPAAYFNLLMTIAALIHGAIAFRASLSLAPDPIVIPWFRAADLDLSFVIDISPVSLGAAELVTGLSILAQFFALGYMEKDWALARFFALMGFFEGAMTGLALSDSLFLSYALLEMLTLSTYLLVGFWYAQPLVVTAARDAFLTKRVGDVLLLMGVVALATLSGTLNFQELYDWAETATLTPTVSTLLGLALISGPIGKCAQFPLHMWLDEAMEGPNPASILRNSVVVACGAYILIKLQPILILSPVASIALVVLGTMTAIGASLVAIAQIDIKRALSHSTSAYLGIVFIAVGMQWTNVALLVLFAHAIAKALLFMSTGSIIVTTSTQDITEMGGLWSRMPATTTAFIVGACGLVGLLPLGGFWALREGVNAFWYDDAWLVGVLLTVNALTAFNLTRLFRLVFLGQPKVKTRRAPEVPWTMAVPLVSLTIITLLVPTILSRLYLLPDWAYMNHYAVILVMISGLVGCLMGALAQFSRVWTRSVQMPFKFLQDMLAYDFYIDQLYRVTVVWFVNLVSQLSAWFDRYVVDGIVNFVGLASIFGGESLKYSISGQSQLYLLTILLGVSLLGAWLTYPMWNYLLNYWIG
- a CDS encoding carbon dioxide concentrating mechanism/carboxysome shell protein (IMG reference gene:2510096823~PFAM: BMC domain) — translated: MPIAVGMIETRGFPAVVEAADAMVKAARVTLVGYEKIGSGRVTVIVRGDVSEVQASVAAGIESAKRVNGGEVVSTHIIARPHENLEYVLPIRYTEAVDQFRT
- a CDS encoding NADH dehydrogenase subunit M (IMG reference gene:2510096825~PFAM: NADH-Ubiquinone/plastoquinone (complex I), various chains~TIGRFAM: proton-translocating NADH-quinone oxidoreductase, chain M), whose product is MLSVLVWIPIVAALLIGILPRSSSSTMVRWVALIATATSFLWSIVLAVRFDALDTSAQFQELLPWIESLGLSYQLGLDGLSLPLVIINGLLTWIAVYSSDEAIQRPRLYYALVLLLSGGVAGAFLAQNLLLFFLFYELELIPLYFLIAIWGGSRRGYAATKFLIYTALSGILILAAFLGVVWLSHATSFEYGAINTQLLPIASQLVLLSLLLVGFGIKIPLVPLHTWLPDAHVEASTPISVLLAGVLLKLGTYGLLRFGLQLFPETWGILAPYLATWAVVSVLYGAFAAIAQTDMKKMVAYSSIGHMGYILLAAAAATPLSILGTVFQMVSHGLISAMLFLLVGVVYKKTGTRDINILRGLLNPERGMPIVGTLMVTGVMASAGIPGMMGFISEFLVFRGSFPVFPVQTLLSMVGTGLTAVYFLLLVNRTFFGRLPEQFSNLPKVYWSERLPAFGLAILIVFLGLQPSWMGRWSETTTTAMLVPEAAIATLAPTKPPETLKAPSTANSSRPMNTL